A single window of Sphaerodactylus townsendi isolate TG3544 linkage group LG03, MPM_Stown_v2.3, whole genome shotgun sequence DNA harbors:
- the MFSD11 gene encoding UNC93-like protein MFSD11 — translation MNPESKKQLNVIVLGVAFMFIFTAFQTCGNIAQTVITNLNNTDFHGSGYTSMAIIYGVFSASNLISPSVVAIAGPQRSMFFSGIFYSIYIAVFIEPLTWSFYTASVFLGIAAAILWTAQGNCLTVNSNENTIGRNSGIFWALLQFSLFFGNLYIYFAWRGKTHIAENDRRTVFIALTVISLVGTVLFFLIRNPQESSAEEGEISGSADNLVEPMADQSKMTRAADAFKSAIKLCSTKEILLLSVTTAYTGLELTFFSGVYGTCIGAVNKFGVEEKSLIGLSGIFTGIGEILGGGIFGLLSKSNRFGRNPVVMLGIVVHFIAFYLIFYNIPNDAPIASIYGTDSIAYMEPSKEVAIFCSFLLGLGDSCFNTQLLSILGYLYAEDSAPAFAIFKFIQSVCAAIAFFYSNYLLLQWQLLIMTVVGFFGTISFFTAEWEAPAFVAKNNDYSSI, via the exons caaaccgTTATCACAAATTTAAACAACACAGATTTTCATGGCAGTGGCTATACCAG catggcTATTATTTATGGAGTCTTCTCAGCATCAAATCTGATCTCTCCTTCAGTGGTTGCAATTGCAGGTCCACAGCGCTCTATGTTCTTTAGTGGCATCTTTTATAG CATATacattgctgtttttattgaGCCTTTGACATGGAGCTTCTACACAGCCTCTGTTTTCCTTGGCATAGCAGCTGCTA TATTGTGGACTGCCCAGGGAAATTGCCTGACAGTAAATTCCAATGAAAACACTATTGGCAGAAACAGTGGAATATTCTGGGCATTATTGCAGTTTAG cttatTTTTTGGGAATCTGTATATATACTTTGCCTGGCGAGGGAAAACCCATATAGCAG AGAATGACCGCAGGACCGTCTTCATTGCTCTGACAGTGATCAGTCTTGTAGGCACCGTTCTATTCTTTCTCATCCGGAATCCACAGGAATCAAGTGCAGAAGAAGGGGAAATATCAGGCAGTGCTGATAATCTTGTGGAACCAAT GGCTGACCAAAGTAAAATGACAAGAGCCGCAGATGCATTTA AAAGTGCTATCAAGCTGTGTTCTACAAAAGAGATTCTCTTACTTAGTGTCACAACCGCCTATACAG GTCTGGAATTAACATTCTTCTCTGGAGTGTACGGGACCTGTATAGGAGCTGTAAATAAATTTGGTGTTGAAGAAAAAAGCCTGATCGGGCTCTCTGGTATTTTTACTGGCATTGGAGAAATATTAG GTGGAGGAATCTTTGGCCTCCTGAGCAAGAGCAACCGTTTTGGCCGGAACCCAGTGGTGATGTTAGGCATCGTCGTCCATTTTATAGCCTTCTATTTGATTTTTTATAACATACCGAATGATGCCCCGATTGCCTCCATTTATGGAACAGATAGCATAGCCTACATGGAACCAAG caAAGAAGTGGCTATTTTTTGCAGCTTTTTGCTCGGTCTAGGTGACAGCTGTTTCAACACTCAGCTCCTCAGTATTTTGGGGTACCTGTATGCCGAAGACAGCGCGCCAGCTTTTGCAATCTTCAAATTTATTCAG TCTGTCTGTGCAGCCATAGCTTTTTTCTACAGCAATTATCTGCTTCTTCAGTGGCAGCTCCTGATTATGACTGTGGTTGGGTTCTTTGGGACAATTTCCTTTTTCACCGCAGAATGGGAAGCTCCAGCCTTTGTTGCCAAAAACAACGATTACAGCAGCATTTAA